Proteins from a genomic interval of Lycium ferocissimum isolate CSIRO_LF1 chromosome 2, AGI_CSIRO_Lferr_CH_V1, whole genome shotgun sequence:
- the LOC132047661 gene encoding probable LRR receptor-like serine/threonine-protein kinase At3g47570, with protein MGRSCNILFALSVLILLHDHTSLAIVPNINTDKAALLALKSHISFGPNNIFVANWSSSSPVCSWIGITCGSRHKRVTALEISSMQVHGTIPPHLGNLSFLVSLDISNNTFHGDLPEELVHLQRLKLIDVTSNNLSVAFHHF; from the coding sequence ATGGGAAGAAGTTGCAATATTCTCTTTGCTCTTTCAGTTCTCATTCTGCTTCATGACCATACTTCACTAGCTATTGTTCCCAATATTAACACCGATAAAGCTGCTCTACTTGCCTTGAAATCTCACATTTCTTTTGGTCCCAACAACATCTTTGTAGCCAATTGGTCTTCTTCCAGCCCAGTTTGCAGCTGGATTGGAATCACTTGCGGCTCCCGCCACAAACGAGTGACCGCTTTAGAAATTTCTAGCATGCAAGTTCATGGCACCATTCCTCCACACCTCGGAAACCTCTCATTTCTTGTTTCCCTTGACATTAGTAACAACACTTTCCATGGGGATTTGCCAGAAGAGTTGGTTCATTTGCAGAGGTTGAAACTGATTGATGTCACAAGCAATAACTTAAGCGTGGCATTCCATCATTTTTAA